NNNNNNNNNNNNNNNNNNNNNNNNNNNNNNNNNNNNNNNNNNNNNNNNNNNNNNNNNNNNNNNNNNNNNNNNNNNNNNNNNNNNNNNNNNNNNNNNNNNNNNNNNNNNNNNNNNNNNNNNNNNNNNNNNNNNNNNNNNNNNNNNNNNNNNNNNNNNNNNNNNNNNNNNNNNNNNNNNNNGATGGAGGCCACCAGATACGATCCACCGTATCTTCTCTCATGTCACATGCCAACGTCTCTCTATGCGTTAATAATATTCGTGACATTGACTTTGCATTTATACCAATCTTAAATCTTATAATATTATGCACATGGATATAATTTTGTGCTTAGCctcaaataatatcaaaattacAAGTCAAATACTAAATATTCGCCGAATAAGATTTGATAACTACACCGATAGGTTTCTTTCAACCAGTCAAATCATAGTGTAGGAAAATTTCAAAGTAAAGATCGTGTGtacttattatattatatgtgtagGACAAGTcaaatatttactttaatttgtttggttaATTATTAGACGGATTCTAGAAATTGTGATGATAAATTATCGAAAACGTTTTTATCGTCGTTAATCAGTGAGTTCACAATACACATAACACACGACTCATGACAAGATGATAGAGACACAAAGATTCCACCAACTCGttaatctcttttttctttttttaattattctttttgattttactgttgaagaagaagagaaacagaagaaaatgaGCACTACCATGAACGCCAAAAAAGCCCGAAGACATGAAGGTACTGGTCACCGTCACTCCTATTTCCATATATGTATCTGCGTGGTAAAAGTTACAATcatcgtaattttttttttgtttaatgtgaAAGAGATACTGctaagtttgttttgtttttgtagaacTTTAAAAACGTAGACACAATTAATTATAGACAAAGCTCAACTGATTACTTGTGTTGACTTACACATttgttacaatttattttttagttaatgtATGTGTCTGGTCCGATTTACATCCCCTTAGTGTTCTCATTTTAACCCCCACTAACTAATTTCATAGACGTCGTCTTCTTCAAATTTGTCTGTTTTGTAAAACTGTAGGGTCAAAAGTTGTGATGATGAAGTCATGAATGTGTTGAAGCGGGGGAGGGGTCCTCTATCATCAAAGAGTCATGGACGGTTCTGCTGAAGTTTCAAGAGACAAGATCTCCATTGAAGATCTATTTGActattttttagggtttttgaaatTGAAAGTTATGTCTTCCCGACACATCGTGCATTACAATTTCATGATAACTTCATTAATTCATCGAATCGCTTTTTTAGTCAACACCACGATCCTTTGACTCTTGCTTCTTGATCTCTTCGATGgttgaattcaattttttgtttaaaattcagTGTGGCGGTAATTAACGACATGTTTGTTAGGCCGAGAGAGACTGTTCTGACCATATgataaattcatattttaaatatgacaCTCTCTATTTGAAAATATACGTTTTGTATGTGGTtatgttacaaatattaaaaactattcccataaaaaaaagtctcatttaatcaattaattttttttttatgttgacaTTTGATTTAGAcatctaatctatataatattaatcGTATAACGATTTTTCTCACataattaaatcttaattaagtcAACAATGCtacatattttattacataGATAAATACTAATATGAGTGAAACGTACATTAATCTTAATCAGGTCAACAATGCAACATGTTAAATTGTTacatagaataaataaatatatgagtGAAACGAgcaaatataatttaacttttaaGAAACTGAAATAGCCAATAATTTGTTAAcaaataagataataaaaaaaagccaTTGTCATTTTTTTGCGGAAAGTGAGATGGACAATATGGAACCCACTAGACCAATAAGAGAGTATGGTAATCGGAGGGGCTTTTCATGTGTCTACCATACTTTGGATACGTGTTGTCcatatgaagatgatgattgatgatggatGGATGGTGATAGTGGCGATGATGGGCATGGCCATGGGAAGCAAATCTTTGGCAGAGAATCAAGTGAACATTGCCATGTCTTTGCCACTACCTAACTGTTGTTAGTAAATTTTCTTAATGCTTTTGTCAACGAATCTTATTGCTAAGTATAATACGATCGCAGGAACGGCGGCACCACTATTTCAACTTTAgtttaacatttattttctaattaatatacaGTTCAGGATTTGTATACATATCAATAATACTTCTAATATCAAGAGTACCATTATAATAGTatactttaaacatctaatattcatctctgttttttttgttttattaatctctaatactaaattttttttgactgaCTTTTACCAATTATATGTAACATTGTATCAATATAATTTActaatatgaatattatataaTCCTAGACCAGACCACCCACATTTATACTGTGATTAACTGATTATATGATGCGGAACCCAtaaaaacagagacaaaaacaacataaaaaaattacatccaATAAGTAAATGATACGCAGCATAACACGTCACATCGACTCGCATGAATCCACAAACCCCACAacataaaatgcaaaaatagaaaatacctTTAACGCTAGATCACTCTTTCTAGGGTCGatgatatatttaaattttcgtGGTCCGACGAAAATACCTTTAACGCTAGATCACTCTTTCAATTTAGGAcaatttcaaattatttcaaagtttttgtgttattatatatatatatatatatatactaaatgttgtaaataaaaacagTAATAAACCAAACTCAAGGTaagttaaaaacattaaaaaaaaaaaaacctcaaaaaaacTAATAACCTTCACCAATTGCAATTGCATGTGGTTGTGGtagtatatacatatttaaatacATCATCctcttatcttttaaaaaaataaataaaagtctaTGGTGAAgtaaacaaatcaattaaaatcttcGAAGAGATTTCTTTCCATTATTTTAATCCATGACCAAAGTTTCTTTCTCTCCATTGTCTCCTTAACAAATTACTTTGATCCCTTAAAAACTTGCTTACTTCGTATAAACCAAAGCTAGATcccaaaattttagttttattttccttttcttctcttctcgcTCTCTCCGAGATTTGGGGTGAAACATACAAAGACCccttttttatatttctctaCCTATCTTAATAAGCTccattcagaagaagaagaactctcAACATTTCCGGGGGAAGAAAAAACGGAaacttttccttcttcttaaaacaaaaataaggaaagttgaAAAATTTGCATCTGGGTTTTGTAGATTGTATAGATTCCAGATCTTGAAAAAGGTTTTCGATTCAATATATCAGCAATGGGTATGGAAACAGAGTCACAGTTCCATGTTTTAGCTGTTGATGATAGTCTCTTTGATCGGAAAATGATTGAGAGGTTGCTCCAAAAGTCTTCATGTCAaggtaaaatttttaaagaaagcTTTATGCTTTTATGTATTGGAGaaagcttcatttttttttatagtgttttggttcttgttttgcAGTGACTACAGTTGATTCAGGCTCTAAAGCTCTCGAATTTCTTGGTTTGAGAGTAGATGATGAAGACCCTAATGTGCTCTCTACATCACCCCATATTCATCAggttcagtcttttttttttatcttttttccaTGATTTCAATTTGGTTACTTTCGAAATTTACAGGTTACTGAAATTTGGTTGTAATTTGTGGTGGCTTTTGGACAGGAAGTTGaaataaatcttataattacAGATTACTGTATGCCTGGCATGACTGGTTACGATTTGCTCAAGAAAGTTAAGGtatatttttctcaatttgGGTTACTGTCTTTTCCCATCTCTGGCAAAATTCGTTTtctagaaaaagaaataaagttttaatctttttgagtttttaaaaaagtgagAATGTCAAATGGAGAAAATCTCATTTTAGAATATTGTTCTCTCACCCactcacacaaaaaaaaattaaaaaaactttcttttatgccatttgtttgtatatgatgaaaaacaaatctaatttgCTTCTGAGAAAATTTTACATGATTGTTGTGTATAGGAATCAGCGGCATTTAAAAGCATACCTGTAGTCATAATGTCTTCAGAGAACGTTCCTGCAAGAATCTCCAGGTAATGGTTTtctttaagattaaaaaaactgaGTCTTGCTGATTTGTGAGTTGGAATTAGTCAAGTGGGGTATTATTTGATTCTTTTGGTATGAAGAACATCAAAGTcttttttaacttaaaactgTGTTGAactttgtggttttttttatgCAATGGATGTGGAGTTAGTTTTGATGTAAGTTGTGGTTGCCTCCTTCCAACAGATGTCTTGAAGAAGGAGCTGAAGAGTTTTTCTTGAAACCAGTAAAGTTGGCTGATCTTACCAAGTTGAAACCACATATGATGAAAACcaaattgaagaaagaaagtgaGAAATCAGCtaaagaagaggagagtgaagTTTCTAAACcggagatagaagaagaagaagcagtaaTTGAGATCTTGCCTCTCCATCAAGAACTTGAATCCGAACAACTTGAAACGATTGTGAGTAGTAGTAATAAGAGGAAAGCAATGGAAGAAGTGATATCTACGGATCGGTCACGTCCTAAATACAATGATATCACAACCTCGGTCTGACCCTTTGTGTCTTTCTTTCTCACTTTCCTGCACAACTTCAGTGTTTTTTATAAGGTCTTTGTAGGAATGCTTCTTCTGGTAAATACAGGGTTGCTATAGATAATGAAGAAGGGAGATAATatgtagatgatgatgattggttGTCACTTGTTATATAGTTCATTATGTGAAAATCAGCAAATTcccatttttgtttatgatttcttcttccttgatatttttgttttgagttctGGATTTGTATATTGTTGCGGATAATGTGAGGCCCATTTAGTAAAGACAACATCAAAGAGTTTGGTTAACAGATCCATTAGTACATAGCTTACAGGTGGGTTaatatcaaaactaaaaaagaaagacTTTGGTTACTTGGTTCGGATAATTTAGGTTTCGGTTTTGGAAAAATAGATTCTTTCAGATAGAACTTACAGTATTTCGATTCggatttggtttagttttagagaaaaacttatttacagaaataaacataaacagtTAACTTTTAAGGGAATTCtcataaatactatttttagttttatttttaaaaagtatcatcaaaatattttttttccaagaataccacaaattaaaactaaattttttaacaatcaAATATAAACCccataaacaatatataaaccCTACCTTTAAAAACTATAcacttttaaaattatcaacctaaacctaaaataaaataaaatgacaCCCTTAAATTTGTggttgtggtatttttggaaaaattaaaaagaatgtgtcatttttataaataataatagtggtatttttaaaaaaaaaaaatttaagggtCGATTTCTAAagaatttctttaattttagtcaatattataaatataatattttttagtgaATTTTGGTTAAATAAAGTACCATTCggttgttgtaaaaaaaaaaaaaagtaccattCGGTTATTGTCGACACAATAGTAAAAAGATTCGATCTATAATTCTTTTCGTTTCAATTTAAGTAACAGTTAAGTGATAGGAGAGAGATGCGGGAGAAAAATATTCAGGTTATATTTTAACGGAATTAgggttattattatattaaaatattaattattccGTTAAACCCTTTCAGgtattaattaatattcagTCTGGTTATTTAACGGAATTAGGGGGCTGGAGGCGAAAAGAAAACCCTTTCAAGTATTTAATTCTTCTTATTCTAGTTTCTCTcaattttttcttcacaaaagctttatttgtttctatatcTTACAAAAATCTTCTTTGTCATCGGTTTCACCAGCTCGACTCTGCAAGCATCATACGAAACTGTTTTAAGACAGAAGCAcccgaagatgatgatgaattgatgatataTGAAGCCAAGTAAGCGTGAAGAATCGAAGACTATGAATATTCTCGAATCCTTtccaatgaaaaacaaaagaccaacaacaacaagaaatacTCAAAACCAGGTTCGTTCGtcgtcttctctttttttttttttgttctccttctttttctctctttaacgACGCCGAAGcggttcttttctttgtttttttttcatatctttAAACGACGGCGGTTTCGTTTGTAAAAAACTCTCTAAATCCTAATTCTTGTTCCGATCCGATTTTATCGCTAATATATATTCAACCTAACAaatctttcactttctttttcattCCTGAAATAGAGAGACtcctaatctttttttcttcatcaggTTCCCTCAAAAGAAGTTATGAGCGAACCATCTAGTCACAATCTTCACTCCAGCTCCCTAAGTGATGTTGCAGCTGAGACCGCAGACAATGTATTAAATTTCTTACTTTCTAGCTACACAGACTCTAAAAAACAATTCATGATTCTCTGCAGACTGTAGCTTATTATTACACTTACACACCTACTCTGTTTCATATCGTGcgattgttgttgttctgtttcaGATTAGGAACGAAATCGAAGAATGTATTTCGAAGTACATGAGTTTTGAAGAAACGGTGACATATATCCGTGACAATCACCAGATTCCTCTCTATATCACCACAGCGAGTAATATATCTTATAATTTCTATGCCAGTTTGATTACGTGCTTCTTTATTAAATCTtgaactctcttgttttctctatatattagtTTGGGAGGGGCTTCAGGAACGGAGTCCGGAGTTTTTCAAACGTTACTACTTAAACCTCGAAGTATTGCGTCAGATAAAGATGTGCAACAGTTTCCTTCGAAAGCAAGCAATTTTGATGTTGGGTGATGGTCAGTTTGATATTACTACTGCACCACGTACgtataaaaaaacagagaccaTGCACACTCTACtttaatttggattgttttaccACTCGATTTTGTTGAAAGATTCGCTTATTCTTTTGTCTTTGTGCAGCTGCAGTCATGAATTTTCTTGATCAAATTCTCTTGGAGGAACTAGCTAATACACCTTGTAAACCTCTCTTCTAATGATGCATCATATCCAAAGTACATAACTTCTTGAAaatttgggtttgttttttgttttgtttaatgtcTCTTGCATTGTTTTGTGCAGCTGATATGTCGTCAGAGATGAGCCCTTCAAGCTTTGCAATGTTGGCATTGGGTGATACAAATGGTCCAACAGGTAAAGTCACAAGATAAATATTCCTACTCGAAAAACTCTATTTCTTGCACTTTTGACATCTAAGGAAGTGAACCAGTTGCAGAGTCCTAATGATCAGCAACATCAGTTTAATATTTATGCTTGTAAAGAAGAGActcaatctttctctctctctcacttcttcTACTCATGCATTTTTATGAATGATTATCCTTTTCTTTTCCGAATAGGTAACAATCTTGGAACTCCAACCTTTGCACCACCAACTACTGATCAATGGTTAACATCCAATGGTATTACCTGTAAAGAAAAGACTCAACCTTTCACTCTTTTTTTCAatattgagtttgttttgtttgatatctaTTGCATTGCGTATCTTATACGTCATGACTGCAGCTGCACGAAAACTCGATTACTtatgtttctctgttttgtagTTAACCAGTTGCAGACTCCTAATTGTCAGCAAAATCAATGGTCTACACCTTATGATCTTCCTTGTAAAGActcaatctttctctctttatctaTCATTTGTTTTAAGACTTCTACTTAAGCAGTTCTATAAatcactctctttttctttccccCATAGGTAATCTTGGAGCTCACCCCATTGTACCAGCAGCTTCAAATCAATGCCCTATATCTAATCATCTTTCCTGTAAAGAAAAGACTCAacctttctctctttattttttatggtttaaacTACTCTTTTACATTAAAACATTTCTATGAAccactcttcttttcttttctttttcctccatAGATTACTATCCTGCATTTTCAACAGTTGCACCAGAAGCTCCATCCGTTGCACAACCACCTGCTGTCCTATGTGGCATGTCTACGTTTGGTTTTGgggaaaatattgaaaatggCGGCTCATATTTCAAGCTCATTGATCCTTCATTAGCAAAAATGCTAACCCAACCCGAGTACCCGCTACAAGACCCATATGGACAACACCAGCCGCCATATCTGCAGCAGAACTTCTCAGTAGAAGAGTTACTGCCATATGGAGTAACCAACAACGAGCTGCCATATGGAGGAAACAACAACGAGCTGCAATATGGAGTAACCAACAACGAGCTGCCATATGGAGGAAACAACAACGAGCTGCAATATGGAGTAACCAACAACGAGCTGCCATATGGAAGAAACAACAACGAGCTGCAATATGGAGTAACCAACAACGAGCTGCCATATGGAGGAAACAACAACGAGCTGCAATATGGAGTAACCAACAACGAGCTGCCATATGGAAGAAACAACAACGAGCTGCAATATGGAGTAACCAACAACGAGCTGCCATATGGAGGAAACAACAACGAGCTGCAATATGGAGTAACCAACAACGAGCTGCCATATGGAAGAAACAACAACGAGCTGCAATATGGAGTAACCAACAACGAGCTGCCATATGGAGGAAACAACAACGAGCTGCAATATGGAGTAACCAACAACGAGCTGCCATATGGAAGAAACAACAACGAGCTGCAATATGGAGTAACCAACAACGAGCTGCAATATGGAGGAAACAACAAGGAGCTGCAATATGGAGTAACCAACAACGAGCTGCAATATGGAGGAAACAACAAGGAGCTGCAATATGGAGGAAACAAGTCAAACAACAACGAGTTGCAAGCAGTAATAccccagcagcagcagcagcatcatCAGGAAAAAAAGACAATGGAAAAAGCAGAGCGACAGAATTTAATACCTGAGTCTAATGATTCAAACAATTCAAATAGTGGTAAGTAGCAAAACCCTTTTTCAACACCACGAGCCACAAAATCTGGTTTGTACTATATCTATATTCTTATGTCATCTCGtatcttgcttgtttgtttttctcttttcattaAGGTGATAGCACAGTAACAAGGACTCAAAACCAGCATGATCCTTCAAAGGCAACAGCAAATACGAGGTATCTGAAAGAGAATAGAAGAGCAACCTCAAAAAAGTGAGATGACGAAAGAAACTTGCAAACAGTAGTggatttcttctttgttttcttttcttgttataaACCCACAAGAATTTTTGGGAAGTTTCTTGCCACATTCATCCACAAAGATTGGAGCATTCGAGAAAATCAGTATAGTCTTGCTACATTACACTAGCTCAAGAACcgtaaaaacagaaaattataagatCCTCTTTGGTCTCATACTCCCCAAGAATCTGTCTGAAACTTTTAACGAGAAAGTTCATATAGTACATTCATTAGCTGAAGGATCCAAAACTATTGCAAAGAGAATCAGTATTGAATCTTATGATAAGATTCAAAGCTAACAGCTATATATAGTCTTGCCACATTACACTAGCTCAATAAAAACGGAACTTTTTAAGATCCTCTCATCTCATATGCCCAAAGAATCTTGTACAACGAGAATCCAAAACTTGGAAGTGAGTGATCGAAGTTCTGGCCTAGTGGCCTTTGATACGAAAAGATCTCCCGAGAATGAGGATGACAATTTTCTGATTTTCCCCAACATGAAGCGAACTGCATTAAGACGCTTACTAAGTGATAGCTTTTTATCCCACATcggagaaacaaaatatttcgtTGTTGTATATAATAGTGAAGTTATCAAGTGTTGTACGTCGAGTTCAGTAACGTGGGCTTGTGATCCAAGTGGAGACAATAAGGTGATGGAACGTTGGATCGATCTCGTTGGGCCGGGTTCGGAGTGGGCTATATTCTGGCTCGCCCATTCCAAGTTGGGAGTTGAGGCATGGGGTTTGAGCGAAGGCTTGAGTCGCATGTCTTCTAGAGTGGGGGAGACCGCGTGAGGCTGGTTTCACAGAGCAGCGTACACCTTCCGCTCTTGACGGTGGAAGGATTACGAGCCATTGCCTCCCGAGCCTACTATGACCCAATAAGCCGATTCCGATTGGACTATcacttttttacatttttttccccCACAAAATCAGACAACTAATGTTATAATGGAAACAGCGATGATCAAAGTTACATCATAAAATTACATCAGGCTTAACCGGAGGTTTGCAGTTGCAGAACAAACAATGGTGGAAGCTATCGTttgctttagtttttttaaattgaaataatGAATTGCAAGGTTTAAATATAAGGGAAACAAAATAAGTAGACCCAATTTGGATAGTTTCGTAGCCATCAAAGCCctatctaaaataaataaaaatgattatagAAATAAATCGATAATGATAAAAAGGAAGCTTCCACTATGATGCCGCTCCATCAAATTATTGTTTCTTGGATTTATTATCTTCAATTATTAATACCATGGGTAACATTCATTGTGtctcttcatttttcttattcttttatgCAAAAAATTCTGTTGTTTTGTGAACTATTAACCAAATTATTGggaaaaattccaaaatttaattataatttttagttagAAAAGTTTCCAATTATATAAGCTGACatttatt
The Camelina sativa cultivar DH55 chromosome 6, Cs, whole genome shotgun sequence genome window above contains:
- the LOC104699380 gene encoding uncharacterized protein LOC104699380 yields the protein MKPSKREESKTMNILESFPMKNKRPTTTRNTQNQVPSKEVMSEPSSHNLHSSSLSDVAAETADNIRNEIEECISKYMSFEETVTYIRDNHQIPLYITTAIWEGLQERSPEFFKRYYLNLEVLRQIKMCNSFLRKQAILMLGDGQFDITTAPPAVMNFLDQILLEELANTPSDMSSEMSPSSFAMLALGDTNGPTGNNLGTPTFAPPTTDQWLTSNVNQLQTPNCQQNQWSTPYDLPCNLGAHPIVPAASNQCPISNHLSYYYPAFSTVAPEAPSVAQPPAVLCGMSTFGFGENIENGGSYFKLIDPSLAKMLTQPEYPLQDPYGQHQPPYLQQNFSVEELLPYGVTNNELPYGGNNNELQYGVTNNELPYGGNNNELQYGVTNNELPYGRNNNELQYGVTNNELPYGGNNNELQYGVTNNELPYGRNNNELQYGVTNNELPYGGNNNELQYGVTNNELPYGRNNNELQYGVTNNELPYGGNNNELQYGVTNNELPYGRNNNELQYGVTNNELQYGGNNKELQYGVTNNELQYGGNNKELQYGGNKSNNNELQAVIPQQQQQHHQEKKTMEKAERQNLIPESNDSNNSNSGDSTVTRTQNQHDPSKATANTRYLKENRRATSKK
- the LOC104793040 gene encoding two-component response regulator ARR8-like; this encodes MGMETESQFHVLAVDDSLFDRKMIERLLQKSSCQVTTVDSGSKALEFLGLRVDDEDPNVLSTSPHIHQEVEINLIITDYCMPGMTGYDLLKKVKESAAFKSIPVVIMSSENVPARISRCLEEGAEEFFLKPVKLADLTKLKPHMMKTKLKKESEKSAKEEESEVSKPEIEEEEAVIEILPLHQELESEQLETIVSSSNKRKAMEEVISTDRSRPKYNDITTSV